The genomic segment CAAATCTTATTTGCTGTTTTGGTGTTGACAACGTAACAGAATTACGCCCGCCCATTAATGTTCCTGAGATTTTTTCTGCTTGCGCAACCAAAGATGGCTTAGCAGCAACTTTAGCCACATCTTGAACAACATCAGCAACATTGGAACTCTTTGACAAACTTTTAACAATATCTGCCGCAGATGATGTCACTCCTGGCGTCTTAGTTAAAAGCGCACCATTCCCTCCTCCAACAGGCAAAGAAGCCGCTGCATTTACTAATGATAACGCTGTTGCAACATGCTTATTCCCAGAAACATTGGCAAGAGAACCACTCCTCCCATTCTCAGAATAAGTATATTGGATTTCTTGAACTGGCTGATCCGTAACCAAAGATTGTACGTAAGTAGTTGCAGTTACAGCGGCCGAGGTAATTGCGTCCCGAGCACCCCAATAAAGATTTTCGACAAATGACATTCCATTGCCAAAAGGATCACTTATGTCAAATGGTGGTGGATCATCCGGCCACATTCCATCGGGATCAATAAATCGTATCGGATTATTGAACGCATAATTATATGGAGATAACCTTCTTCCTTGTTCTGCTTTCGGATCCACCACATTCCATCGCCCAATTTCAGCATCATAAAATCTAGCCCCGTAATCATACTGGTTACCAATTTCTTCCAGTGCTTCTTTTCCGTTATAAAGATAGCGATTAATACTTCCAGACAAAACAGATTTTGTTTTTCCAAAGGGATAATAATCCTGCCTCTGAATCACCTCTACACTGGTTCCAGTTGCACCACGCTTTATCACGGCTCTGGTATTCCCAAGGTGATCAGCAAGATAATATTGATAACTATAATTCCCGCCGTTATTCTGCAGATAACCATCTTCTGTCGCAATTCTTTCAATGACAGCCTGTCCTGTGCTCACTTTATTATACTCGATACCGTCAACATAATCGCGTTGGGTGGTTATACTTCCCAGTGTGACCGTCTTTCTTAATTTTGTTCCGTTAGCATCATAAAGATTTGTCTGCACTAGAGCTGGCAAGGTTCCGGTCTGTGGCCTGTTAATATTTCCCGGCAAATTTAGATGGTTATACGTAACGTTCAGACCGAGACGGTCCTTTATGGCATTCCCATTCAAATCATAAGCATAATTTCCTGATATGTTGCCAGAAAGCACCGTAAGTCTATTTCCCTGATAACTATAATTGGTCAGCTGCCCGTCCCTCGACAGTGTTCTGACGTTTCCTCGTGGGTCATACGACATCACTTCGCTCATCCCCGCCCCTGTACTGATCCCACTGATCAGGCGATCAAGACTGTCATATTTATATATAAAACGTTGCTGTTGAGAATTGCTCCCATTTTTCCAGTCCTGCACCGAAATATTACCGTTAAATTGTCGCTCGGCACCCGATATCGCCGATTCATAATAGAGATTTTCAGAAAATATCAGAGATGAAATACTGTTTAACCATCCTCTCACATTATGCACGTAACTGAGTTCGGTAAGAAAGCCTGTTCCACTATTCTCACTGTGCAACTTTACTTTTGCCAGCCTACCCACAGCATCATAGCTGCGGCGGCTCTGGATAATTTCTGCCTGTGAGCCGATCTTTTTTCGTATATCAAGCAGTCTTCCGGCATGATCATAACTATTCGTTGTTGAGATAACAGTCTGCTGCCCTGCGGGAGCGGAGGTGTGCAATCGTGTACTCTGGAGCAATTCACCTGTAAAACTATAACTGTTCGTCTGATAGTCTGTTCCTCCAAGGTGATTCTGGCCGGCCTGCTGAATAATATGTCCTTTTTTGTTATAATAAAACACGCGCATCAGCGGTGACGTACCATCAATATTCCTCGTCAGGCTGCCTGTTCGGAGCATTTTTACGGCTGATGTAGAATCTGCCGATGTAAAGGGCAGGACAGTGGCTGCCTTAAAGGTATAATCATCGAAGAAAAATGTCTGAAGAGGAGTGATCTGAGTACGAGGATAGCTTTTATTGTCATAAACAGCAGTTCCAGAAGACCTGGTTTCGAAAAGGGAAGTCGTAGCTGTTATCTTTTCAGCGTCCAGAATTTTCTGCAGGGAATCCCGCAGGAGGTTACT from the Sphingobacterium thalpophilum genome contains:
- a CDS encoding DUF6443 domain-containing protein, translating into MKNYLLLLVHLIFFAFPLLGQKTYNLPALTSLRQQFELDGHQVKTGENPTVLVYFTLLEKTDLEVLVTGTLNSIFRYSQPQQNLTSFNRFNGTYKVPSLEAGSYYMVLTSTYATPPNTTYDFYSQLTFTSYRYVPPVTPEPVEPDLSQLPNIFPTSAGNYIITSRPRTAVKTATFNPLTEQVSVNFFDGQGRLIQILEKGASPSKKDIIRLVGYDTYGRKSENWLPVESSSATGTYNLPSAVRTAAISFYADSVPYSRPVYEKDPRQKNIQNFGPGREWKVNGRSNSLDSYTNTGVSVQDRFTCIKYMIEAGRVKKNGFWLSGDLSVTERKDENNNLVLEFRDKSDQLLLSRRIKGTEYFDTYYVLDFYGNIAFVLPPGVQAEASTGLIPTADIDNICFQYKYDEKDRVVEKKLPGKDWEHIVYNIYDRVVLIQHGLQRQKATKEWLYTKYDVHGRTVEQGIFKSNLLRDSLQKILDAEKITATTSLFETRSSGTAVYDNKSYPRTQITPLQTFFFDDYTFKAATVLPFTSADSTSAVKMLRTGSLTRNIDGTSPLMRVFYYNKKGHIIQQAGQNHLGGTDYQTNSYSFTGELLQSTRLHTSAPAGQQTVISTTNSYDHAGRLLDIRKKIGSQAEIIQSRRSYDAVGRLAKVKLHSENSGTGFLTELSYVHNVRGWLNSISSLIFSENLYYESAISGAERQFNGNISVQDWKNGSNSQQQRFIYKYDSLDRLISGISTGAGMSEVMSYDPRGNVRTLSRDGQLTNYSYQGNRLTVLSGNISGNYAYDLNGNAIKDRLGLNVTYNHLNLPGNINRPQTGTLPALVQTNLYDANGTKLRKTVTLGSITTQRDYVDGIEYNKVSTGQAVIERIATEDGYLQNNGGNYSYQYYLADHLGNTRAVIKRGATGTSVEVIQRQDYYPFGKTKSVLSGSINRYLYNGKEALEEIGNQYDYGARFYDAEIGRWNVVDPKAEQGRRLSPYNYAFNNPIRFIDPDGMWPDDPPPFDISDPFGNGMSFVENLYWGARDAITSAAVTATTYVQSLVTDQPVQEIQYTYSENGRSGSLANVSGNKHVATALSLVNAAASLPVGGGNGALLTKTPGVTSSAADIVKSLSKSSNVADVVQDVAKVAAKPSLVAQAEKISGTLMGGRNSVTLSTPKQQIRFDLKGRAHAGVETPHKQVYNKNMVNGEVKSITRASKEAVSMTQQEIRAVRKWLEKQ